The Thermoflavifilum sp. genome contains a region encoding:
- a CDS encoding ABC-F family ATP-binding cassette domain-containing protein: protein MLISLHHITLEFGERCLVRDASWHVHTGEKIGLIGLNGAGKSTLLKVLAGEMEPQSGTIQRQRDVKIGFFHQELLSYESTASVREVAMSAFEEIWQCWHRMQELSERMAHDPREEWMQAYSEWLHRFETANGYQLKARAEEVLEGLGFRTDELDRPYAEFSGGWRMRVLLARLLLQQPQLLLLDEPTNHLDLPSINWLEQYLQQQKNTLIIASHDRRFLNRLVHKIVEIDGQQLLIYKGNYDAYTHQKQMRQEQQQRAYENQQAFIKQQQAFIDRFRAKASKAAQVQSVIKKLERLDRIIPPQDTTIAPHFHFHLAQQPGKLIMSGRHVSKRYADHVVLHETAFEILRGDKIALIGANGKGKSTFLRMLHGAIDYEGHITTGHHVIKAYYAQHQTASLNLSHTILQEIEQHAVDYTTQEIRNILGQFLFKGDDVLKPIQVLSGGEKARVALVKLLLSRANFLLLDEPTNHLDMPSVEALKQALIAFPGSYIIVSHDRYFLDGLVNKIWYIEDGQIKAWNSSIDEWLKQQYRISRASPSSAPPVSQEPVTASAEQRALRKQYQQQKRQFDKLEKQLNDVQTSMHALEQQLADPALYANQAQFLSVEKAYRELQARHEALQLQYETLFEQLLHLESTLNPEGYQT, encoded by the coding sequence ATGCTGATCAGCTTACACCACATCACGCTTGAATTCGGCGAACGTTGTCTCGTACGCGATGCCAGCTGGCATGTGCATACAGGTGAAAAAATCGGATTGATCGGACTTAATGGCGCCGGTAAATCAACCCTGTTGAAGGTGCTGGCCGGTGAAATGGAACCGCAATCGGGTACCATTCAACGACAGCGAGATGTGAAGATTGGTTTTTTTCATCAGGAACTGTTGAGTTATGAAAGCACGGCTTCTGTGCGGGAAGTGGCCATGAGTGCATTTGAGGAGATATGGCAATGCTGGCATCGCATGCAGGAGCTCAGCGAACGAATGGCTCATGATCCACGGGAAGAATGGATGCAGGCGTATAGCGAATGGCTGCATCGTTTCGAAACAGCAAATGGATATCAACTGAAAGCCCGCGCTGAGGAAGTGCTTGAAGGACTCGGCTTTCGGACAGATGAGCTCGACAGACCCTATGCCGAATTTTCGGGCGGATGGCGCATGCGCGTACTGCTGGCGCGACTGCTGCTGCAACAACCCCAGCTGCTGCTGCTCGATGAACCTACCAATCATCTGGATTTACCCAGCATCAACTGGCTTGAGCAATATCTGCAACAACAAAAAAATACCCTGATCATCGCTTCGCATGATCGACGTTTTTTAAATCGCCTGGTACATAAAATCGTGGAAATAGATGGACAGCAACTGCTCATCTATAAAGGCAACTATGATGCATATACCCATCAAAAACAAATGCGACAGGAGCAACAGCAACGGGCTTATGAAAATCAACAGGCATTCATCAAACAACAACAGGCATTTATCGATCGTTTCCGCGCCAAAGCCAGTAAAGCAGCGCAGGTGCAGAGTGTCATAAAAAAGCTGGAAAGGCTCGATCGCATCATACCTCCTCAGGATACAACCATCGCACCTCATTTTCATTTTCATCTTGCACAACAACCAGGCAAGCTGATCATGAGCGGGCGACACGTCAGCAAACGATATGCAGATCATGTTGTGCTACATGAAACTGCATTTGAAATCCTGCGAGGCGATAAAATTGCATTGATCGGCGCCAACGGCAAAGGAAAGTCCACATTTCTGCGGATGCTGCACGGCGCCATCGATTACGAAGGTCATATCACCACAGGCCATCACGTCATAAAAGCTTATTACGCCCAGCATCAAACTGCATCGTTAAACCTTTCACATACGATTCTGCAGGAAATCGAACAACATGCAGTGGATTATACCACACAGGAAATCCGCAACATACTGGGACAGTTTTTGTTTAAAGGTGATGATGTGCTAAAACCCATCCAGGTGCTATCCGGAGGTGAAAAAGCACGTGTGGCACTGGTGAAATTGTTGTTATCCAGAGCCAATTTCCTGCTGCTCGACGAACCCACGAATCATCTCGACATGCCTTCGGTGGAAGCCCTGAAACAAGCATTGATAGCCTTTCCAGGAAGTTACATCATCGTTTCGCATGATCGATATTTTCTGGATGGGCTGGTGAATAAAATATGGTATATTGAAGATGGGCAAATCAAAGCATGGAATAGCAGTATTGACGAATGGTTGAAACAACAGTACCGAATTTCACGTGCATCGCCTTCATCCGCACCGCCCGTTTCTCAGGAACCTGTAACCGCTTCGGCCGAACAGCGGGCTTTACGTAAGCAATATCAACAACAAAAACGACAGTTCGATAAACTTGAAAAACAATTAAATGATGTGCAGACCAGCATGCATGCACTCGAACAACAACTGGCCGATCCAGCGCTTTATGCAAATCAAGCACAATTTCTTTCTGTGGAAAAAGCATATCGAGAACTGCAGGCCCGCCATGAAGCACTTCAATTGCAATATGAAACGTTATTCGAACAATTGTTGCATCTGGAATCCACGTTAAATCCTGAAGGATATCAAACTTAG
- a CDS encoding acetyl-CoA C-acyltransferase: MKSSSNLIIMQRDVFIVGAARTPIGSFQGALASVPATTLGAIAIREALQRAGLSADQVDEVFLGNVLQAALGQAPATQASLRAGIPDTVPATLVNKVCASGMKAIMLGALSIQANDEHVVVTGGMENMSQTPYYLTRARNGYRLGHGELLDGMILDGLWDPYHQCHMGNAAELCARTYHLTREQQDAYARQSYERVARAYAGGWMQTQLVPVEVQDGKNTRVVNEDEEFRRANFEKMPRLKPAFEEGGTITAANASKINDGAAAVILASEEAVKQWHLQPQARIVSFADAAQAPEWFTTTPIKAMNRALQKAGLKIQDMDFVEINEAFSCVAMVNAREMGIPEEKLNVWGGAVALGHPLGCSGARIVVTLLHILLHHQARYGLAGICNGGGGASAMIIENLMR, encoded by the coding sequence ATGAAATCATCATCTAATCTCATCATCATGCAGCGAGATGTATTTATCGTGGGTGCTGCACGCACACCCATCGGCAGTTTTCAGGGTGCCCTGGCTTCGGTGCCGGCCACCACGCTGGGCGCCATCGCCATCCGGGAAGCCCTGCAACGCGCCGGCCTGTCGGCCGATCAGGTTGATGAAGTGTTTTTAGGCAATGTGCTGCAAGCGGCGCTGGGACAGGCCCCGGCCACACAGGCCAGCCTGCGCGCCGGCATACCCGACACCGTGCCGGCCACACTCGTCAATAAAGTGTGCGCCAGCGGCATGAAGGCCATCATGCTGGGCGCCCTGTCTATCCAGGCCAACGATGAACATGTGGTGGTGACCGGCGGCATGGAAAACATGAGCCAGACGCCTTATTATCTTACCCGGGCACGCAACGGCTACCGCCTGGGACATGGCGAACTGCTCGACGGCATGATCTTAGACGGATTGTGGGATCCCTATCATCAATGCCACATGGGCAACGCGGCCGAGCTTTGCGCCCGTACCTATCACCTCACGCGTGAACAGCAGGACGCCTATGCCCGCCAGAGCTATGAACGTGTGGCCCGGGCGTATGCCGGCGGATGGATGCAAACGCAGCTGGTGCCGGTGGAAGTGCAGGACGGTAAAAACACCCGCGTGGTGAACGAAGATGAAGAATTCCGACGGGCAAATTTTGAAAAAATGCCCCGGCTGAAACCCGCCTTCGAAGAAGGAGGCACCATCACCGCCGCCAACGCCTCGAAAATCAACGACGGCGCGGCCGCCGTAATACTGGCCAGCGAAGAGGCCGTGAAGCAATGGCATCTTCAACCCCAGGCGCGTATCGTGTCGTTTGCCGATGCCGCACAGGCTCCGGAATGGTTTACCACTACACCCATCAAAGCCATGAACCGGGCTTTGCAAAAAGCCGGATTGAAAATTCAGGATATGGATTTTGTGGAAATCAACGAAGCCTTTTCCTGCGTGGCGATGGTGAACGCACGCGAAATGGGCATCCCGGAAGAAAAGCTCAACGTGTGGGGAGGTGCGGTGGCCCTCGGTCATCCCCTGGGCTGTAGCGGCGCCCGCATCGTGGTAACCCTGCTTCACATCCTGCTGCATCATCAAGCACGTTATGGACTCGCAGGGATATGTAATGGCGGAGGCGGCGCCAGCGCCATGATCATCGAAAACCTCATGCGATGA
- a CDS encoding dienelactone hydrolase family protein — translation MKRTTSMHAPSFRFLFYIGVWCVTTISTSVEKSWAQQRLHPSYTVLDWKGSQMLHDFLIQKLHRCYQHRDSLLQEACRHHDIASYQQHVLQQYLTLLGAMPARTALHARVLDTLWESGYRIEKLVFESTPHHHVTANLYVPAGKGPFPGILFCCGHEAAAKATLTYQQTAIRLALQGFVVLVPDPIAQGERVQLTDTAGHPLTRGSTTEHTLLTSGTLLVGNSVVKTELWDNIRAIDYLCTRAEVDSSRIGCIGNSGGGTQVAYLIPVDRRIKAAVISSYVTRRERSLALLGPQDGCQWLPGEGKAGLDISDYLIMFAPRPVLILAGRYDFVDFNGTCDVYHELQQVYRLLKAPDHIGLFAYDDGHGIQTPKQLAAVQWFRRWLHPARQPAEVQKLQTLPEAALQVTPTGQVNTSFPDEITLPAQARSLAEACRLARNAWLHDSTRAQYQQMLRQKLGLPTSLAPLTDTQQMGSFTKDGFHFQKIILRGAGFPPIPCIAGFPESTSPVTRIRIYFSEKGQSFILDNDTLLQRLAAGGYALLTADLRGMGETTDISTQNDPKYMNREYRNAMLSLFVGLPLPGQRVEDVLHVLQFVDQYTPWRQLPVEIDAGGPAAEAALLAAALDNRIHQLNLSNLPHRLTDFLLHSTTSDQLSYVIPDALENMDFPEIIQFISPQKIHLQP, via the coding sequence ATGAAACGAACCACAAGCATGCATGCGCCATCATTCAGGTTTTTGTTTTACATCGGGGTGTGGTGCGTTACCACGATATCTACAAGTGTAGAAAAATCATGGGCTCAGCAACGTTTGCATCCCTCCTATACCGTACTCGACTGGAAAGGCAGCCAGATGCTTCATGATTTTCTCATCCAGAAGCTTCACCGGTGCTATCAACATCGCGACAGCCTGTTACAGGAGGCATGCCGGCATCACGATATCGCGTCATATCAACAGCATGTGCTGCAACAATATCTTACGCTGCTGGGCGCTATGCCTGCCAGAACCGCCTTGCATGCACGCGTGCTGGATACCTTATGGGAATCGGGTTACCGCATCGAAAAACTGGTATTCGAAAGTACCCCGCATCATCATGTAACCGCAAATCTTTACGTCCCTGCTGGAAAAGGGCCCTTCCCCGGCATCCTGTTTTGCTGTGGACATGAAGCCGCAGCCAAAGCCACCCTCACCTATCAGCAAACGGCGATCCGACTGGCATTGCAGGGCTTTGTGGTGCTGGTTCCCGATCCCATTGCACAGGGCGAACGTGTGCAACTCACCGATACGGCAGGCCACCCACTCACCCGAGGCAGCACCACCGAGCATACCCTGCTTACTTCCGGTACGCTGCTGGTGGGCAACAGCGTGGTGAAAACCGAACTCTGGGACAATATACGGGCCATCGATTACCTGTGCACACGCGCGGAAGTGGACAGCTCGCGCATCGGCTGCATCGGCAATTCAGGTGGCGGAACGCAGGTGGCCTATCTCATCCCCGTCGACCGCCGCATCAAAGCAGCCGTCATCAGCAGCTATGTCACCCGCAGGGAAAGATCATTAGCGTTGTTGGGACCGCAGGATGGCTGCCAGTGGCTGCCCGGCGAAGGGAAGGCAGGACTGGACATCAGCGATTACCTCATCATGTTTGCACCCAGGCCTGTATTGATACTGGCCGGGAGATATGATTTCGTGGATTTCAACGGCACATGCGATGTATATCACGAACTGCAACAGGTCTATCGCTTGCTGAAAGCGCCCGATCATATCGGCCTTTTCGCTTACGACGATGGTCATGGCATCCAGACGCCCAAACAGCTGGCTGCTGTGCAATGGTTCCGACGCTGGTTGCATCCCGCTCGCCAGCCGGCAGAGGTACAGAAGCTGCAGACCCTGCCTGAAGCGGCGTTACAGGTTACCCCTACCGGGCAGGTCAATACGAGCTTTCCGGATGAAATCACGCTGCCCGCACAGGCACGTTCGCTGGCCGAAGCCTGTCGGTTGGCACGGAACGCCTGGCTGCACGACAGCACCCGCGCGCAATATCAACAGATGCTCAGGCAAAAGCTGGGCCTGCCCACATCGCTCGCTCCCCTCACCGATACCCAGCAGATGGGAAGTTTTACGAAAGACGGCTTTCATTTCCAGAAAATCATCTTACGCGGCGCCGGATTCCCACCCATCCCCTGCATCGCAGGATTCCCGGAAAGCACATCACCTGTAACCCGCATCCGGATATATTTTTCCGAAAAAGGCCAATCGTTCATCCTCGACAATGATACGCTGTTACAGCGGCTGGCCGCAGGCGGCTATGCCCTGCTGACGGCCGATTTGAGGGGCATGGGCGAAACCACCGACATCTCCACGCAAAACGATCCCAAATACATGAATCGGGAATACCGCAATGCCATGCTTTCCCTGTTTGTGGGCCTACCCCTGCCCGGACAACGCGTGGAAGATGTGCTGCATGTGTTGCAATTCGTGGATCAATACACCCCCTGGCGACAGCTGCCCGTGGAGATCGACGCCGGCGGACCCGCAGCCGAAGCTGCTTTGCTGGCCGCCGCACTGGACAACCGCATCCACCAGCTCAACCTGTCGAACCTGCCGCATCGTTTGACGGACTTTCTTTTGCATTCCACCACATCCGATCAACTGAGCTATGTTATCCCCGATGCGTTGGAAAATATGGACTTCCCGGAGATCATCCAGTTTATAAGTCCGCAAAAAATACATCTGCAGCCTTGA
- a CDS encoding phospholipase D-like domain-containing protein produces the protein MPEVFDNVNLKLSEGLNQLKPDVQSCAFCVGYLNLRGWDQLADLVDRLQGGTEDAACRLLVGMHRPPEEEMKALAGLKRRDETEEGPMLAQLKHRMTESFKQQLEFGVPSTQAERTLQRLAAQLRARKVFLKAFLRYPLHAKLYLVRRSDPVTPLIGFVGSSNLTLAGLSQQGELNVDVVEQDAAKKLQAWFDDRWRDELAMDLSDTLAELIETSWARTDLVRPYLVYLKIAYHLSEEARQGEREFRLPRIFSEKGTPLLDFQERAVSLAAHYLYRRGGVLLGDVVGLGKTLMATAIARIFQEDDQSNTLVVCPPKLAPMWEQYLETYEINGRVLSFGRVIETLGRYDAPRYRLLVIDESHNLRNREQSATAP, from the coding sequence ATGCCCGAGGTTTTTGACAACGTTAATTTAAAACTATCCGAGGGGCTGAATCAATTAAAACCTGATGTCCAGTCGTGCGCGTTCTGCGTGGGGTACCTCAACCTGCGCGGTTGGGATCAATTGGCCGACCTCGTGGACAGGTTGCAGGGTGGCACAGAAGACGCCGCCTGCCGCCTACTCGTCGGCATGCACCGCCCACCGGAAGAGGAGATGAAAGCTCTCGCCGGCCTCAAGCGCCGCGATGAGACAGAGGAAGGCCCCATGCTCGCACAGCTCAAGCACCGCATGACCGAGAGCTTTAAGCAGCAACTGGAATTCGGCGTGCCCTCCACCCAAGCTGAACGCACCCTCCAGCGCCTGGCCGCACAGCTTCGCGCACGCAAGGTGTTCCTCAAGGCGTTCCTGCGCTATCCGCTGCACGCTAAACTGTACCTCGTTCGCCGTAGCGATCCCGTCACTCCCCTCATCGGCTTCGTTGGCAGCAGCAACCTCACACTCGCCGGACTTTCGCAGCAGGGCGAGTTGAACGTGGATGTGGTCGAGCAAGATGCCGCCAAAAAACTGCAAGCCTGGTTCGACGACCGCTGGCGTGATGAGCTGGCCATGGACTTGAGCGACACGCTCGCCGAGCTGATCGAGACCAGTTGGGCGCGCACCGATCTGGTTCGCCCCTACCTGGTCTATCTCAAAATCGCCTACCACCTCTCGGAAGAAGCGCGCCAGGGCGAACGCGAGTTCCGCCTACCGCGCATCTTCAGCGAGAAAGGCACGCCACTGCTCGATTTTCAGGAGCGAGCCGTGTCGCTTGCGGCGCACTACCTCTACCGCCGTGGCGGCGTCTTGCTTGGCGATGTCGTGGGACTGGGCAAAACGCTCATGGCCACCGCCATTGCCCGCATCTTCCAAGAGGACGACCAGAGCAACACGCTGGTCGTGTGCCCGCCGAAGCTCGCGCCCATGTGGGAGCAGTACCTGGAGACCTACGAAATCAACGGCCGCGTACTCTCGTTCGGCAGAGTCATCGAAACGCTGGGGCGCTACGACGCGCCGCGCTACCGGCTGCTCGTCATTGACGAAAGCCACAACCTGCGCAACCGCGAGCAAAGCGCTACCGCGCCTTGA
- a CDS encoding C-terminal helicase domain-containing protein has product MPIGTQDAAMLDTAVSDADEEFAVAEEDIAAPLDESAAESAAAGAAQDPLAAFKARAAAVYETYAQQYRDRFDWLAAKFFRPQLQHALEADAQALLGILARIGTWDPKRDTKLEELTSLLTTQHARDKVLIFTQFADTAQYLKRELSRRVVRDLEVVTNQTGDPVALARRFSPSSNGGLRAGEQELRILIATDVLAEGQNLQDAHIIVNYDLPWAIIRLIQRAGRVDRIGQQHDTILVYSFLPADGVERIIQLRQRLFWRLQQNQEVIGTDETFFGEEAAAKLRDLYTEKAGTLDDDPSDEDIDLASLALQVWKSASAADQKEAVALPPIVSATRAVPETADPAQHPPGVITYLRYPDGTDALVRVDQRGVLVSQSISAIFGAAACAPDEPPLERAANHHELVARCVELATEEQTALGGQLGSLRSVRRKLYEQLKRYREQLLSKPTLFARETLEQLDGVLDLLWKFPLRRTAQDAISRQMRLGITDEALLELVLRRAADENLCEVTAEETQAPAEPRIICSMGLVWSVNPAAKNG; this is encoded by the coding sequence GTGCCCATCGGCACGCAGGATGCCGCTATGCTGGACACGGCCGTCAGCGATGCCGACGAAGAGTTCGCGGTCGCTGAGGAAGACATTGCCGCACCGCTCGACGAAAGTGCTGCCGAGAGCGCAGCAGCAGGAGCCGCTCAAGACCCACTGGCAGCGTTCAAAGCGCGCGCTGCCGCTGTGTACGAGACTTACGCCCAGCAATACCGCGACCGCTTCGATTGGCTCGCTGCGAAATTCTTCCGTCCGCAGCTGCAGCATGCCCTCGAAGCCGACGCTCAGGCTCTGCTCGGCATCCTCGCACGCATTGGCACGTGGGACCCCAAACGCGATACCAAGCTTGAAGAACTCACCAGTCTGCTGACCACGCAGCACGCCCGCGATAAAGTGCTCATCTTCACGCAGTTCGCCGACACCGCGCAGTACTTGAAACGCGAGCTGAGCAGGCGCGTCGTCCGCGATCTGGAGGTCGTGACCAACCAGACGGGCGATCCGGTCGCGCTGGCGCGCCGCTTCAGCCCCAGTTCCAACGGCGGCCTGCGCGCAGGCGAACAGGAGCTACGCATCCTCATCGCCACCGATGTCCTCGCCGAGGGCCAGAACCTGCAAGACGCCCACATCATCGTCAACTACGACCTACCCTGGGCAATCATTCGCTTGATCCAGCGCGCCGGCCGCGTGGACCGTATCGGACAACAGCACGACACAATCCTCGTTTACTCATTCCTCCCTGCCGATGGGGTCGAGCGCATCATCCAGCTGCGCCAGCGACTTTTCTGGCGGCTTCAGCAAAACCAGGAAGTCATCGGCACCGACGAAACCTTCTTCGGCGAGGAGGCTGCCGCCAAACTGCGCGATCTCTACACCGAAAAAGCTGGCACGCTCGACGACGACCCATCCGACGAGGACATTGACCTGGCCAGTCTGGCGCTGCAAGTCTGGAAGAGCGCCTCTGCTGCCGATCAAAAGGAAGCCGTGGCACTGCCCCCCATCGTCTCTGCCACGCGCGCGGTCCCCGAGACCGCCGATCCAGCCCAGCATCCGCCCGGGGTGATCACCTACCTGCGCTACCCCGATGGCACCGACGCGCTCGTGCGCGTGGACCAGCGCGGTGTGCTGGTGTCGCAGTCCATCTCAGCCATCTTTGGCGCGGCCGCCTGCGCGCCCGACGAGCCGCCGCTCGAGCGTGCAGCAAACCATCATGAACTCGTCGCCCGCTGCGTGGAACTCGCCACTGAAGAGCAAACCGCCCTTGGCGGGCAGCTCGGCTCGCTGCGCAGCGTCCGTCGCAAGCTCTACGAGCAGCTCAAGCGCTATCGCGAGCAACTTCTATCCAAGCCCACGCTCTTTGCCCGCGAGACGCTCGAGCAGCTCGATGGCGTGCTCGACCTGCTCTGGAAATTCCCGCTCCGGCGCACAGCGCAGGATGCCATCAGCCGGCAGATGCGGCTCGGCATCACCGACGAGGCATTGCTCGAACTGGTGCTGCGCCGCGCCGCCGACGAGAACCTCTGTGAAGTGACCGCCGAAGAGACCCAAGCGCCAGCCGAACCCAGGATCATCTGCTCGATGGGACTGGTGTGGTCAGTAAATCCCGCAGCAAAAAACGGATGA
- a CDS encoding Eco57I restriction-modification methylase domain-containing protein, whose product MLLVLDDLQARANAQLGREETPYERRRRIIGEQLYGVDVMDWAVHVAELRLWLQLVVETELKPAELKFRPLLPNLSFKIRCGDSLVQDIGGIDFGLHRAHLDISPHLKGRLTQLKGKKLRFYQGEQGLREADLKKEELDLFRDILDHKRHALQNHIAALTRRDRIASRARRAAGNGGCDQSGCATPHQSSSAPNAREKQAELDRITRALGALRSAQQVPFVWDIAFVEIFEGDRDGFDIVIGNPPYVRQEMIAAPRLDPNDFGGETSDRWKEQKKAYKAKLQQSVAAAWPRFFRYKPGKADFRKLDGKSDLYIYFYLHGLALLNPQGSFCFITSNSWLDVGYGADLQEFLLKHSHVKFILDNERKRSFAQADVNTIITLLAPPDDRRERGLEQTARFVIFTVPFEEVLSAETFKALEAATERQRTNRWRITVVPQRQLFEEGLVREEDEEETQSKPKQSRRTLFKTARYEGNKWGGKYLRMPELLWRLINENKLVPLAQVSRLEYGNKPGLVDFFILTDNRISDFGIEKIFLKRIITSTEEIERLVVLSKHATKWVFVCPLPLEELIRQGYKGAAAYIQWGAKQVTKKGARHTVEEVHWPRVPSVKGNRPEWHCISLKEPGDFIVPLLIRERFFFSANPDGLPDTNMFFHGRFLDRKKVQIGVSIINSTLVYLLLEILGRHNIEGRFNIYGPELRNLPIPNPELFDSDTHKKVVDSFEKLAERSVMKILEEIHQPDRRALDDVVFDVLGLTAGEREAVYEAVIELVRTRLEKARSV is encoded by the coding sequence ATGTTGCTTGTGCTCGACGACCTCCAAGCCCGCGCCAATGCCCAGCTCGGCCGCGAAGAAACCCCGTACGAACGCCGCCGCCGCATCATCGGCGAGCAGCTCTACGGCGTAGATGTGATGGACTGGGCCGTCCACGTCGCCGAACTGCGCCTCTGGCTGCAACTGGTCGTTGAGACCGAACTCAAGCCCGCCGAGTTGAAGTTTCGCCCACTGCTGCCCAATCTCTCGTTCAAAATCCGCTGCGGCGATAGCCTCGTGCAGGACATCGGCGGCATAGACTTCGGTCTTCACCGCGCACATCTGGACATCTCGCCTCATCTCAAAGGCCGCCTCACGCAGCTCAAAGGCAAAAAACTCCGCTTCTACCAGGGCGAACAAGGCTTGCGCGAAGCCGATCTTAAAAAAGAAGAACTCGACCTCTTCCGCGACATTCTCGACCACAAACGACACGCGCTGCAAAACCATATCGCCGCGCTCACCCGGCGAGATCGAATCGCCAGCCGAGCAAGGCGCGCTGCCGGGAATGGTGGTTGCGACCAATCAGGCTGCGCAACGCCGCATCAGAGCAGCTCCGCGCCGAACGCGAGGGAGAAGCAAGCCGAACTCGACCGCATCACACGCGCGCTCGGTGCACTGCGCAGCGCGCAGCAGGTCCCGTTCGTCTGGGACATCGCCTTTGTGGAGATTTTCGAGGGCGACCGCGACGGCTTCGACATCGTCATCGGCAACCCGCCCTACGTTCGGCAGGAGATGATCGCTGCGCCCCGGCTCGATCCCAACGACTTCGGCGGCGAAACGTCTGACCGCTGGAAAGAGCAGAAGAAAGCCTACAAAGCCAAACTCCAACAGTCGGTGGCCGCCGCCTGGCCGCGCTTCTTCCGTTACAAACCCGGCAAGGCCGACTTCCGCAAGCTCGACGGCAAAAGCGACCTCTACATCTACTTCTACCTGCACGGGCTGGCGCTACTGAACCCGCAGGGCAGCTTTTGCTTCATCACCTCCAACTCATGGCTCGACGTCGGCTACGGCGCGGACTTACAGGAGTTTCTGCTCAAACACAGCCACGTCAAATTCATCCTCGACAACGAGCGCAAGCGCTCCTTTGCGCAGGCCGACGTCAACACCATCATCACGCTGCTTGCCCCGCCCGACGACCGCCGCGAGCGCGGACTGGAGCAAACCGCGCGCTTTGTGATATTCACGGTGCCGTTCGAGGAGGTGCTCAGCGCCGAGACGTTCAAAGCGCTCGAGGCCGCCACTGAACGCCAGCGCACCAACCGCTGGCGCATCACCGTGGTGCCCCAACGCCAGCTCTTCGAGGAAGGCCTCGTCCGCGAAGAGGACGAGGAAGAAACGCAAAGCAAACCCAAGCAATCGCGCCGCACACTCTTCAAGACCGCCCGCTACGAAGGCAACAAGTGGGGCGGCAAGTACCTGAGAATGCCAGAGCTTCTTTGGCGCTTGATTAATGAGAATAAGCTGGTTCCTCTCGCCCAAGTATCCCGTCTTGAATATGGCAACAAGCCTGGACTTGTAGACTTCTTCATATTGACAGACAACCGAATCAGCGACTTCGGCATCGAGAAAATATTCTTAAAGAGAATTATCACTTCTACTGAGGAGATTGAGAGGTTGGTCGTCCTGTCTAAACATGCGACCAAATGGGTTTTTGTTTGTCCACTACCACTTGAAGAGCTGATCCGTCAAGGTTACAAAGGGGCAGCGGCATACATCCAATGGGGAGCCAAACAAGTTACTAAGAAGGGAGCGCGTCACACTGTTGAGGAAGTCCATTGGCCTCGTGTTCCTTCGGTCAAGGGTAATCGCCCTGAATGGCACTGTATCTCGCTTAAAGAGCCTGGCGACTTCATCGTCCCACTGTTAATTCGTGAGCGGTTCTTCTTTTCAGCTAACCCCGATGGCCTACCCGATACAAACATGTTCTTCCACGGAAGATTCTTAGACCGGAAAAAAGTGCAAATTGGAGTATCTATCATCAACTCCACGCTGGTATATCTGCTTCTTGAAATCTTAGGCAGGCATAATATCGAAGGTAGATTCAACATCTACGGCCCAGAATTGAGGAACCTTCCTATTCCCAATCCTGAGCTATTTGATAGCGATACGCACAAAAAAGTTGTTGATAGTTTTGAAAAACTTGCGGAAAGAAGTGTGATGAAAATATTAGAGGAAATCCACCAACCCGACCGTCGCGCCCTTGACGACGTGGTGTTCGATGTGTTGGGATTGACGGCCGGGGAGCGGGAGGCGGTGTACGAGGCGGTCATCGAGTTGGTCCGCACGCGGCTGGAGAAGGCAAGGAGTGTGTAG
- a CDS encoding transposase has protein sequence MAYNPEKHHRRSIRLKEYDYSLPGAYFITIVTQDRACLFGEVADGEMRLNAFGEIVAQTWYDLPNHTPNVALDACIVMPNHMHGIIVITDAPVGAIHELPLHARRRMLLPKIIGRFKMVSAKGINKIRNTPGIPVWQRNYYEHIIRNEDALNRIRQYITDNPMRWASDRENLNCTDRNPDEEMWFGST, from the coding sequence ATGGCCTACAATCCTGAAAAGCACCATCGGCGCAGCATCCGGCTGAAGGAATATGATTATTCCCTACCCGGGGCGTATTTCATCACCATCGTCACGCAAGACCGTGCGTGTCTGTTCGGCGAGGTCGCGGATGGGGAAATGCGGTTGAACGCATTCGGCGAAATCGTTGCCCAAACCTGGTACGACCTGCCCAACCATACGCCCAATGTGGCATTGGATGCATGCATCGTCATGCCCAACCATATGCATGGGATTATCGTCATCACCGATGCACCTGTAGGGGCAATTCATGAATTGCCCCTGCATGCACGGCGTCGCATGTTGTTGCCGAAAATCATTGGACGGTTTAAAATGGTATCGGCCAAGGGCATCAACAAAATCCGGAATACACCTGGCATTCCCGTCTGGCAACGCAATTATTATGAACACATCATTCGCAATGAGGATGCATTGAATCGGATTCGCCAATACATCACCGATAATCCCATGCGCTGGGCATCCGACCGCGAAAACCTCAACTGTACAGACAGAAACCCCGACGAAGAGATGTGGTTTGGCAGCACATGA